A stretch of DNA from Melospiza melodia melodia isolate bMelMel2 chromosome Z, bMelMel2.pri, whole genome shotgun sequence:
aatttctaactcagtgtcagctggaggaaaaaaatcattattcAACCCAAACACACGATAAGTGCGCTGGAATAATATGAGAATTCCTCTTATCTACTGGGACAGAGAATAGACAGCCCCTTTTATATCCAGAATTCAGATAATTTTCATGTTACCAAAAAAAAGAAAGTGCAGGACGCCTGATAATAAAAATTTTATTGTCAAAATTGCTGAGGCTGGTGGCCAGACCTCCAGGAGAGAGGCGGCGAGCTCCGCGGCGCGCTGAGGGGGCCGCGGCTGGAGCTCCGGCAAGCTCGGCGCCGCGAGCACCCGCGGGGTGCACCGAGCTCCCGCGCCAGGAGGGGGCGCTCGGGGGAAGGGGCCGCGCTCCGGGGCTgcgcggggcgcggggcgggcccTGTGGCGGCGGGCGCTATAaagaggcggcggcggcgctgccaAGGCCCGGCGGCCGTGTGGTGACCGTGTGGTGGCCGTGTGGTGACCGTGTGGTGACCGTGTGGTGGCCGTGTGGTGACCGTGTGGTGACCGTGTGGTGGCGGCCGTGTCGCGGcgctgggggaaggagggagggtccCCGGGGAGCGCTCGGGCCCGCGGCCGTGCCAGCATGGTGGATGTGTTCAGCGGGCGGCTCCTGGTCAGCAAGGACGGCCGCAGCGTGGACCCCGAAGAGGCCCTGCAGAACAAAGTCGTGGGCTTGTACTTCTCCGCCGGCTGGTGCTCGCCGTGCCGCGACTTCACCCCCGTCCTCTGCGACTTCTACACGGAGCTACTGGAGGAGAGCGAGCCGCCCGCCCCCTTCGAGGTCGTCTTCATCTCCTCCGACCACAGCGCCGAGGAGATGCTGGGCTACATGCGCGCCATGCACGGGGACTGGCTGGCGCTGCCCTTCCACGACCCCTACAAGCAGTGAGTAGCGGCGGCCCCCCAACGGCCCTGCCCTCGGACAGCCCCAGTACCGCAGGTGCCCCGAACCCCCGCCCCTGCCCCGTTGTGCCGCGCCTGCCTTCCCGCTGGAGCGCTGGAGCCCCGGCAGCCGCGGCTGCTCGCTCGCGGGTTTTAGCCCGTCCCACACGTAAAGAACGCGGGCTTGTGCACCTCCCTTATAAGCGAAAAGGTCTGTGAACGAGAGTTCAGAGAGTAAAGACCCCATGTGTTAAAGAGATGAGTGAGGTAAAAACGAATGGCAAGTGAGGATCAAGTGATTGCTTTTCAGCACGGCGGTAATTGTTACTAAGGTTGGTCTGCATTGCCTAGGTTAGTGCTCTGGGAAAAAGGCAAAGGAAGACGCAGCAAAACTTGTAACTGAACTACTTCGAGTAGAGGAAACTGTGAAGAATTCACAGATTCAGTATTAGCTGGAGTTTAGCGGTGGCGCGCTGCACCTGGTAGTGGGGTGTAGAACTCCTGTGCTGCTCCGTTTCCAAAGTGACATTCCTGTAGGCAGCTTGCTCATGAAAACAGCAAAAGGAGAGGGCATGTGTGTAAGTAACAGGGTGAAGGATGATACCAAGAAGTGTTTTGATGACCTTAGTCAAGGATGGAGCCTCATTTGGATGACTTTCAGAAATCTGATTTAGCTCCTATAAGTATAGACTGGGATTACAGGAGGACAAGTAAGATGTTCAGGGTTACTGAAATGCCTGTAACTGGAGACTTGAAATACATGTAAATATtgataaagagattttttttccccctctctttaaATGAGTTGATTGTAGAAATTTTTTTTCCAGGTGGTACCAGTCAAGAGGGTAATATGACTTTTAAATAGAGATTGGGTAATAAAACTTGCAGCCAAATCAATTATTTTAAGAAAGGAATCATTTCTAGTGCTTCTAGTAGCTTCTATCTTTCCTTTTAATTCTAGATCCATCCTAGTATGCTACCTGGTGTGTAACACCCCAGCTACTCAGTCAACATGGAGCATGTTGGCTAATGTTGTTTTTTCAGTGCAGTTTGACAAACTCAAGAGCAAATTACTTAAAGTCAGGAACAATTTCATCCTTTCCTGGCTCATTTCTGGATGCCCACTACCAATTTATGTTAGACCTTTTCTCCACTGACTTAAATATTGTTTTGCATAGTTCTCCAAAATTTTCCCAGGCAGTAATTGTATTTGATATCTACTAAGCATGATAGAATGCAGGCAAATTTCCATCAGGAATTGCAGCCCTTGAAGTCCCACACCCAGCAAGCTGTTTGGCATGGCCCATGGGAATGTACTTACAGCTTCATCCTCTGTGGATTAGAGGTCTATTTCTGACTGCTCTTGCTCAATGCAGAGTGGAGGCAAAGAGATCGTTTAATTGGCTTTTGTGTGGCATCCTGTAATGCCCTTCACTGGGCAAGCCGTGATGATCTCACATCATCATGGCTTGTCCTGCCAGATGATGTGAGATCGCAGTGGTTACTGAAGAACAGAATGGAGAGGGATATGAACCAGCCATGTTTTTGGAGTTGTTTCTTGTGTGTGGCAATGAAGGACTGTGTGGAGCTGTTCAAGGTGCTTAGACTGGATTAACTGGTAGTTTGGTGTCAAGGGTACTGGTGAATCATCGTAGACTTAGTGCAGATGTGTAGTCACTACTCCAAACTATAATTCTGGCTAGGTACTAGTTCTATTTaagaatataatttttaaaaaatgggtaAGATAATtgtattattaatattttaaatttcattattatttttaaagttcCATTGCAATTAATTGAGTTGGCTATTGTTTTTGACTGTGTAAAGAAGGCATTTAATATCTTCAGTGACGTTAAGATATCCTAGCTGGTTGCTTCAGTGTTTAAGGTACATAATTGCAGCATAGACTGATGTCTCTTCTAGACATAAGAGAGCCAATTTTAAGTGTGCCATCCAAAATACTTTTCAAGAACAGAAGCATTGGTGATTAATTTTTCTTAAGAAATAGCCAGCATTCATTCTTGTACTGTGTAGAGCCTAACACTGCAGTGTCAAGCCTACCTTCAGAGAAACAGAATACTGAATTCAAAGCAGGATCTCCAGGCTCTTCCATGCTGTCAGTCCTGGCTATTTCCCAGAGGTGGGACTGCACCTTTACTACCCTATGTGGTCTGTGGCATGAGTAATGGGAAATACTGCTCCTGATCCTTTTATTGTCTGAGGTTGGTGTAAATTTTTTTTGTTGCCTGAGGCACAGTATTTTGATTCTTGAAGTGGAGTGTGAAGACAGCCTGGTAGGAAGTGAACGCTTGgaagagaaaggaggttagtagAGAGGAAAAGCAGATGTTGGACAGAACATCAAGAGCAAAGGGTGTTAAATAGGACTGATGTTTGATAATGGCACACAAAGACATACTGCTGTGTTTGTACTGAACCTTGTGATGAAAAGCATCAGTTTTTGTGAGAGTGCCTGGTGTGTACAGTAGTTCTTGCAGGCTTCCAGGTAGGCAGGTATTTACTGAGTTGGCCTGTACAGCTCAGTAAAAATTAGAATTATGGAAAATGCccataaaaagaaaatgaaaaggttATATGTACATTTTATATTAGGAAGCTTTATGTACGAGGGTAGATTGGCACGGGCAGAAATACTGGGGAGGATGGGTTGTTAAAAACCAAAGATAGAATAATGTTAAGTATCTAAGCAGTTAAGAGCAATTGCTTAGTTCTTAGACTTTTTAGACTGCTATTGCAAAATCTCAGCAGACACTTTAAAACTGAATCCCAAGCATGTGACGTGCATGCTTATGACTTAAGATTTAACAATGCAGAAATTTCACAGCTAAAAGAAAATACTTACAGCTGTATTACAGGCCATACTACTAGAAGCAGATGAGCAAGGAGCCCATCCCTTTCACATGACAGCATTTCCAAGTGAAAACTGTTATAATTCAGGTGTTTTCAGATATCACATTACACATGTGTATAAAATTTACCATTTATGTTcccaatattatattatatctgcCCCATGTTGTCTCCATCTCAGGAATGCTCTTGCCCATAGCTCTTAAACCCTTACATAAAGATACCTGTGCTGTGGCTCAGCCTGGGTAGGCAGCCAGGCCCAGATGGCTGCTGGGTCACTCCCTGTCCCCACGGGACGGGGAGGGAATGTGGACGGTGAAAGTGAGAACACTTACAGGTTGAAATAAAAACAGTTTGATAGATAAAGCAAAAGTAAAGACACGCAGGCGAAGCAAGATATGAAATTCATTCACTAATTCCCATTCACTGATGGATATTTTAACAGCTTCCAGCACAGGATAGCCTCATCCTGTAATGACTGCATGGGACGATAAATCTCCTGGCTCTGAATATTGATCCCTCCTCCCTTCTTTCTTCAGCTTTTACAGCTAATCATAGTGTTGCATGATATGGAACATCCTTTGATCGTTTGAgatcagctgtcccagctctgcctcctcacAGATTCTTGTGCACCACTAGCCTACTCACTGGCACGGTAGCACAAGACGCAGAAAAGGCCCTGGTGCTGCATAAAAACTGTTCAGCAATAGCTAAATTACTTGTGTGGTATTCAGTGCTGTTTTGGCACGCACCGTGAACggtgctgtgaagaaaattatctCCCAGCTAATGTCAGTATTTTCTAGAAATACAAAATCTGTGCTCTCAGAAACTTTCATCCAACCTTCTCTTAAGAATAAAAAGATCTAACAATGGCTATGCCTTCCAGTTTGCCTCAGTCTTAATGTCATgggtttttatttctatttatggTTTAATGATAGCATGAGTTGCCATTGGAGTTAGTCCCATGGGACATATGTGGCTTGTGGAGGTGAATCATGAGATTTTTGGTCCCTATCAGAGAGAATAATATTAATAACTTTTAAAAAGTCATTTTTGTAAGCACATGTGCCTATGTACACAGTCATTAAGAAGCACTGTCTGCAGAACTCTTTCTAAGCCTTCTTCAGGTCCACCGATCTTGAAAGCTGCGCACAAATGTGAGCAAAATCTGTGCACGCTTCAGTCTGGTGTGATGCAGGCAACCTTCTGCCCTAAGGCTGTCTGAACAAGGTGCCATGCTGGGCTGGATATATGCATTCCCTTAGGAAAGTAACGTGTAAGATTCCAGTTCCATAACAAATTCCATATCTTCAGTCTCCTAGGGCTCTGTCTGTGATTAATACAATTGTGTTTATCGTTCACTGAACCAAAAGTCTTCCACCCATCTTGTCTGTCATTCAGGTGGTATGAGGTTTTGAGAAACAGCTGctaactttgaaaatttaaaaaggtttattaaaccttaactaaaatacaacaaaggactgcCTAAGGAAAAACCTGCAGCGCTGGCTACATGGTACATGTGCAAACCACGTAGCCAGGtaatcttcaagatggatgctctgtcttttatacccctgggtgttgcatcagccagcccagcccctcccaaagtctgtcagtcagctcctctttgccatttatcagtggagaCTTCTTTCTTGTAACTGGATTGGAGGTCCGGTGTTGCCATGCTGCCCCCCtaagcaccaagcttttccattcccaactgccccatgcaaggggcacATGTGCAGCCTTCTTTTACCTCTCCTAGATGTTGTATTTGCCCAATTATCCTAtcatcaaaaaaccccaaacaatattaaatgTAGCAGCAACTTTAATTGAATAGCttagaatatataaaattggatacacttgaaatattgacaatatAATTTGGTTAAAACAGGGGATagtttggttccaataatagcgcataagcaaaaaaaaacaactgtgTGGGGTATGGAGTGCAGGGTCCTTGGATCCCTGCCACCTCACGTACGAGCTTGTCAAGTGAAAATTCCCCCttttatgccatgtgtcaatgccatctcctcccatttttgattcatcacacttctaccccTGCCTTCATCACTACCTTTACACACATGCTCCACCACTCATTTAGGTGGTCGCACCATTCTTTGGGGGTCATCTCTGATGAgagcctctcctcttcctcgaTGTCCTTTAACTCACCTCTGTGAATTAAAGTGCATATGCGCACTGAGCTAGTATAATATAAGCCAATactaacataatattatatttaagcatcaaagcaataaatctcatataattagcattttcctgggacccaaccagattttcctttctttctgttaatttttagtaactgttatctcttgctttttcctgccttgcacatctgcaggaaaggggggggtgtggggggtggaacccctcctctccctttctttcttggcattacaccttttaactgttttattatttccaaatattaattactgtatcaatattgattactgtttcaattttgtcagcacgaatcatacctatttaccacatagacaacccaggctgtctgatggtcaCAATACAGGGCAGGGGGAAAGAGAGTTATGggaagaacagaggacatctaaactccaataacataactatacatcactaaaaCGTTTCTTAATACTCACACAATAGTCATCCCTTAATTGTGAAAGCCAATTGTCTCATTATCTACCTATAACAAGTTTTACATGGCTTCTATGCATacttgctttggaatgtgttttttTCACCTGTTTTAGCAGATTTTGGGAAGGTCTGTGGGGATTGTTTGTTGATTCCTTGTACATCACAATTCTCTGAGGAAGCAAACCTGGTCCATACACATTATTGCTGCTTCCATAGTATTTTCTGCATTATTGCTCAGCCAACAAAATGGCAGAAGAGTTTGCTTCACCTGTTGATTTTTCTTCTCTTAAGGAAAAATAGAGAAGGGAGGGCACGTTTCAGGTATGCCTTACCTGTGTCAGTATTTCACTTAAGTCCTATTTTTCAgtgctttttttcctcccaggaAATCATTGAGAATGTCTATGTATTAGTGTCAAGCATTTTTTAGCAATGTCTGCATTTTTTTCCTACTCAAATTTCTGTGGTGTTTGAACCTCATACAGCAAATGTTCTTGCTTGTGGTGATGCCGCTCAGGCAGCATATTTCCATTTATCATTTTAAGTATGCTTTGAGAGAGATGTTGTTAGTGTTTTGGAATTTGGCTGTTCTGTTACTGCCTGTTTTGTGTCTGTCCTCTGGTTCTTCTAAAGGTGCAGAGGAGGTGTTGAAATTTTTTTCTCTGGCCACACAGATGGGTGGCTCTTATTCCAAATATTTTGATTGCTCACTGTTCTGTCTGTATAGGGCTTGTTTCTCTGAGGGAGTTTAAGGAGTATCTTCAGTCTCTTCCATTTACACAAAAAGATGGTGTATCATGCTTTCCTTAATGGTGATTGCAGGAAGTAGCACTATGGGACACTCAAGTGTATTTGTAGAGGAATGAATATCAAATACTGCTGGGATTTATAAAGTTAGAGAGTTTTGAGAAAATAGTTAAAAAGGGTAAGTTTCAAGTCGAAGTTTTGTGAACATTGCTAATACAGCGAAAAGTTTTTTAAGTAGTAGAGCAGACGTGACAAATAGCACAATAGACTTCTGTAGAACTGGCCTCATAgattgcaacaaggttatttaatgtatatctttagaaggttagtatAAATAGatctctgtgctttgtctctcatGAACAAGCTATTGTATTAGctaccattacgtgtgtttcATATGATTAGATAGAATTCTTGTCGATATGTTTTGCTCtatgtgtgattggctgaaatTTAAGTTGAGATAGTTTTATGCTATGCTCTAATGTAATAACTCATTAGCATTTCATTTAAATCAGAGAACTGTTAACATCTTGTCTCCATTGTCCTAACAATGTACTGAGACTGAAAGTGCTGAATAAGTAGCTCATGACACTGGTTCAAATTTGCCCCGTCTCCGTTCATTTGTAAATACCAGCCAGCAACATAATACTAATCTAAGTGAGATCCTTCTGGGCTGCAAAATGGACCCAGAACTACATCTGTTTTGGGCTAGTAAAAAAACAGTTGGAAGAGTATATCAGACTTTGCTTCTATGGACATCTTTTACATCTCCAAGAGCCTCTGCTCCTGTGGAAACTGCAGGCAGCAGTGATGAGCATTTACAGGAAGGATGCTGGAGCTCTCTTAACTCTCAGAGCTACCTTTCACTGTGTAGGCTTCCAGCTACAGCCTTGTTCATCTCCTGACATGCCCAGTGCTCTGCCTCAAACTCTGGGGAAGCCCAGGCACTCATCACTTCTGCTCTCCCATGTGTCCTGGCCAGAGTAGCCTTTGTAAAGACACTAGGGGTTTTCTTAAAATGCTCCTAATGgtgtgttttatttttcattttttcccacaGTGATCTGAAGAAGAAATACAACATAACAGCAATTCCTAAACTGGTGATTGTGAAACAAACTGGCGAAGTCATTACTGACAAGGGAAGAAAGCAGATCAGAGACAAAGGGCTGTCCTGTTTCCGGAACTGGCTTGAGGGTGCAGATATCTTTCAGAATTTTTCTAGCTAAAATGTTGACAAATAAAAGCAAGAAAAGGCATAGTGGAAAAGTTGGTAGAACTCTGAAAAGACTCTTGCTTTGTTCAGAATGAGAAGGGTAAGACCTATTTACCTTTGCTTGTAAACAAATTTTGGATTTGACTTGAAAACCAGCTATTCCAGTGTCATAAAATGCAATTATTGTTGTATTGTTCTATCTGTGATATTTAATATGAAGCACAATGTTCCAAATAATACTAAAGAACTTCAGAAGAATCGGCTGTTTAGACAGTAATAATTGAAACCTTTGAAACCTATGCAAACACTTACTTTGCTAAGTCAACACAGTAAAAATGAATGCAAAAAAACTATTTATTGATGACTTTTTTTTAGGTGATTAGCACATTTTGTTAAGAAAATGAAACTGTTTGCTTTAATAAATAACTGTTTATGAAATATGTCTCATGTATTTCCTTATCTACCTTAACAAGAATAATCAGAAAATGCCATGacttttaaatagaacatatttgCTTGTCAGTACTgaagaaatataattttaatattcttttaaatatattttattttacttttatgggatttatttatatttatttgtaGTTCTGCTCAGTTTTCCTTAACCATGGGTTTTAAAAGCTATAAGCTAAGTTCCAATTCCAcaggattggaactagatgatctttaaagtcctttccaacaCAAGACATTCCATGGTTCTGTTATGTTAGCACCCAAGTTAACATCAGTCAGGTTAAGAAGAAACCATTTTCTATCTTTTATTTTGCCAAAATATGTAGAAGCAAACATCAACAATGAGACCAGGTCTCTCTGATGAATGTTCATGTTGTATCTAAAGCACAGCTTGATTTGCTGTCTCTTCGTGGTTGGCGTCCCAGCCCAGACATTCACGCAATCAATGAGCCAAAAAAACCCACTTCCCATGCAAGCTGAATGTTTGCTGATTGGAACTTAAGGACTTTAACAGAGCTGTTATTGTTTCCATTACAAGCACTTATGCTGCTAACACTTGAAGTCTGGCTGACTCAATTTGGAGCAAGCGAGCCTGCATCCACCAATTGTAGCACTCCAGTTGTGTGTATTGTCCCCACAAATCTTTTTGCGACCCCAAGGGGATCACAGTCCTCCAGCTGCACCCAGAATTGTGACTGCCTGTCCACCCCCTGGGCTATGTGCATTAGTGTAGAGGCATTCAGTGAGGCACCCGAGAGTGCTGATTCCTCTGCAGACAGTTCTTTGCATGAAGGGTCACCACCTCAGCCTTAAAACAAAACATTGATTGTGATGTCTCCCATCTGCAGTTATTGCCTTGCTGATCCCATCCACCATTATCTCTATTATTTGTTGAGGTACGTTTGCCTTACCATGAGAAAACTTAACAAAGAGGGTCTGAACTTAATTGTGTGTGAAAAAAAATTGTCTGAAGAGTGGAAATGTAAAAAGTCGTGTGTACTTCACAGTAGGTAAGAAGCAAGTACACCAGAGAAACtggtttttaaatggaaaataatCACTCTAGAAAGTAATCATCAGAGCTGTGAGTGCTGTGCTCCTTTTAGCTGTTTCAAAAATTGCATCTGGGTATACACAGACAATTTCTAATTTGTGCCATCTCACCATATTAGTATTCATGGTCTTTCCTAATAAATGGAAAAGCTCCTTAGGAAATTTTTGTGCAAGTGAGATGTGAG
This window harbors:
- the NXNL2 gene encoding nucleoredoxin-like protein 2; this encodes MVDVFSGRLLVSKDGRSVDPEEALQNKVVGLYFSAGWCSPCRDFTPVLCDFYTELLEESEPPAPFEVVFISSDHSAEEMLGYMRAMHGDWLALPFHDPYKHDLKKKYNITAIPKLVIVKQTGEVITDKGRKQIRDKGLSCFRNWLEGADIFQNFSS